In the Kribbella sp. NBC_00482 genome, one interval contains:
- a CDS encoding YccF domain-containing protein, which yields MKTLLNLIWLILAGFWLAVGYAVAGIICCVLIVTIPFGIASFRIAAYTLWPFGRTIVDKRTAGAGALLGNLIWIVVAGWWLALGHLTTGIALCLTVIGIPLGVANFKLIPVSLVPLGKHIVPTDRPFV from the coding sequence ATGAAGACGCTCCTCAACCTGATCTGGCTGATCCTGGCCGGGTTCTGGCTGGCGGTCGGTTACGCGGTCGCCGGAATCATCTGTTGCGTGCTGATCGTCACGATCCCGTTCGGGATCGCGTCGTTCCGGATCGCGGCGTACACCCTGTGGCCGTTCGGGCGGACCATCGTGGACAAGCGCACCGCCGGAGCGGGCGCGCTGCTCGGCAACCTGATCTGGATCGTCGTCGCGGGCTGGTGGCTGGCACTCGGCCACCTGACGACCGGCATCGCGCTGTGCCTGACGGTGATCGGCATCCCGCTCGGGGTCGCGAACTTCAAGCTGATCCCGGTCTCGCTGGTGCCGCTCGGCAAGCACATCGTGCCGACGGATCGACCGTTCGTGTGA
- a CDS encoding alpha/beta fold hydrolase translates to MPPSKSTATSRDGTTLAVYSYNNSADPVLVCVHGYPDNAALWEPVAELLADDFQVVAYDVRGAGESDHPTSTAAYALDRLQEDFQAVIDQVSPDRPVHVLAHDWGSIQAWHFVTAPDLQPRIASFTSISGPSLDHAGYFLRKRSLAALRQLLHSWYIFYFHLPWLPELGWRKGWAHGAFNRLEQQQPDDNRSLGDYVNGIKLYRANVIPRLLRPAQRRTDVPVLAVSPDADPFVTTPLQTDVARWAPNLTVKVIRGGHWMPRNDPGLVAQLVQEHTGQVAR, encoded by the coding sequence TTGCCACCCTCGAAGTCGACAGCTACTAGCCGAGACGGCACCACCCTCGCCGTCTACAGCTACAACAACAGCGCTGACCCGGTGCTGGTCTGCGTGCACGGGTATCCGGACAACGCGGCGCTCTGGGAGCCGGTGGCCGAGCTGCTCGCCGACGACTTTCAGGTGGTCGCGTACGACGTCCGAGGTGCCGGCGAATCCGACCATCCGACAAGCACCGCGGCGTACGCACTCGATCGCCTGCAAGAGGACTTCCAGGCGGTCATCGACCAGGTGTCACCCGACCGGCCGGTGCACGTGCTGGCCCATGACTGGGGCTCCATCCAGGCCTGGCACTTCGTGACTGCCCCGGACCTGCAACCCCGGATCGCGTCCTTCACCTCGATCTCCGGGCCGTCGCTCGATCACGCCGGTTACTTCCTCAGAAAGCGCTCTCTCGCAGCGCTCAGGCAGTTGCTGCACTCGTGGTACATCTTCTACTTCCACCTCCCATGGCTCCCGGAGCTCGGCTGGCGCAAAGGCTGGGCGCACGGCGCGTTCAACCGCCTGGAGCAGCAGCAGCCCGACGACAACCGCTCTCTCGGCGACTACGTGAACGGCATCAAGCTGTACCGCGCGAACGTCATCCCGCGGCTCCTCCGGCCCGCACAGCGGCGTACCGACGTACCTGTGCTGGCGGTCTCACCGGACGCCGACCCGTTCGTCACCACCCCGCTGCAGACCGACGTTGCGCGCTGGGCCCCGAACCTCACGGTCAAGGTGATCAGGGGCGGCCACTGGATGCCCCGGAACGATCCCGGACTTGTCGCGCAACTGGTGCAGGAACACACCGGCCAGGTGGCACGCTAG
- a CDS encoding SRPBCC domain-containing protein: MRELTAVADLTVPPDVAFELFTDEFGRWWPPEFSWSGADGLTDMGLLDGVLYELGPHSMQWDWGRVLTWEPGRRLVFSWQIGPDRVPVPRAEDATEVEVTFDDSTVRVVHRGWERHGAAGDGYRKNFEEVWPYVLGRFAEYAANRPR, from the coding sequence GTGCGCGAACTCACCGCCGTGGCCGACCTGACGGTTCCGCCCGATGTCGCCTTCGAGCTCTTCACCGACGAGTTCGGTCGATGGTGGCCGCCGGAGTTCTCGTGGTCGGGCGCCGACGGACTCACCGACATGGGCCTGCTCGACGGCGTGCTCTACGAGCTCGGACCGCACAGTATGCAGTGGGACTGGGGCCGGGTGCTGACCTGGGAACCAGGTCGACGGCTCGTCTTCAGCTGGCAGATCGGTCCAGACCGGGTGCCGGTGCCCCGTGCCGAGGACGCGACCGAGGTCGAGGTCACCTTCGACGACTCAACGGTCCGCGTCGTTCATCGTGGCTGGGAGCGGCACGGGGCAGCCGGCGACGGATACCGGAAGAACTTCGAGGAGGTCTGGCCCTACGTCCTCGGACGGTTCGCCGAGTACGCCGCCAACCGTCCTCGCTAG
- a CDS encoding SDR family oxidoreductase has protein sequence MLPLPGQVVLITGASRGIGAAVARQLAQDGAKLALVGLEPDELKKVAEDCGPDAGWWEADVTDTDSLRTAVEAIAERYGRIDVVMANAGIAAPGFSRSMDPKVWERVLDVDLIGVWRTVHLTLPYLLESKGYLLLVSSLAAIVHIPGLASYNVSKAGVEAMGDTLRPELKHLGVRVGVAHMTFVDTDMVRGVDTHPVFGKVRTGIPGVSKTYSLEFAVGKFVEGIRKRSRTVHVPGWIGALKVFRWVIPHVIEAGSRFSVPKADAAALADVQSRGAEASSRPSGAGGLADAEAAQK, from the coding sequence ATGCTTCCGTTGCCCGGTCAAGTCGTGCTCATCACCGGCGCCTCCCGGGGGATCGGTGCCGCAGTCGCCCGGCAGCTGGCGCAGGACGGCGCGAAGCTGGCGCTGGTCGGCCTGGAACCGGACGAGCTGAAGAAGGTCGCGGAGGACTGCGGCCCGGACGCCGGCTGGTGGGAGGCGGATGTCACCGACACCGACTCGCTGCGGACCGCGGTCGAGGCGATCGCCGAGCGCTACGGCCGGATCGACGTCGTGATGGCGAACGCCGGGATCGCCGCGCCGGGCTTCAGCCGGAGCATGGACCCGAAGGTCTGGGAGCGCGTTCTCGATGTGGACCTGATCGGCGTCTGGCGCACGGTTCACCTCACGCTGCCGTACCTGCTGGAGAGCAAGGGCTACCTGCTGCTCGTCTCGTCCCTCGCCGCGATCGTGCACATCCCGGGCCTCGCGTCGTACAACGTGTCGAAGGCCGGAGTCGAGGCGATGGGGGACACACTGCGGCCGGAGCTGAAGCACCTGGGAGTCCGGGTCGGCGTCGCGCACATGACGTTCGTCGACACCGACATGGTGCGCGGGGTCGACACGCATCCGGTGTTCGGCAAGGTCCGGACCGGGATCCCGGGTGTGAGCAAGACGTACTCGCTGGAGTTCGCGGTGGGCAAGTTCGTCGAGGGCATCAGAAAGCGCTCTCGCACCGTTCACGTGCCGGGCTGGATCGGCGCGCTGAAGGTGTTCCGTTGGGTGATCCCGCATGTCATCGAGGCCGGCTCGCGGTTCAGCGTGCCGAAGGCCGATGCGGCGGCGCTGGCCGATGTCCAGTCACGTGGCGCCGAGGCGTCCTCGCGACCGAGCGGCGCCGGCGGGCTCGCGGACGCCGAAGCTGCGCAGAAGTGA
- a CDS encoding MBL fold metallo-hydrolase: MRSLTVLGSCGAWPEAGRACAGFLLEYDGFRVVLDLGYAALPRLLEHCPKGEVDAVVVTHQHPDHCVDVSGLARVRHYEAPDAPPLPLHCAPGVLDVLRALEPHPDPADVFAVHDLASTTRIGPFEVLTVELPHYKTNLGVRLSAPGVSIAYTGDSGPSPDLARLADGTDLFISDATLQGPSPQTQPRYVMTATEAAVGARGASRLLLTHFWPGSDRSVSVAEAKRVFAGEVIVAEEGLGIEL, translated from the coding sequence GTGAGGTCGCTGACCGTCCTCGGTTCCTGCGGCGCCTGGCCGGAGGCCGGGCGTGCCTGCGCCGGATTCCTGCTCGAGTACGACGGTTTCCGGGTCGTCCTGGATCTCGGGTACGCCGCCCTGCCGCGACTGCTCGAACATTGCCCGAAGGGCGAGGTCGACGCGGTCGTCGTCACCCACCAGCACCCGGACCACTGCGTCGACGTGAGTGGTCTCGCCCGTGTACGACACTACGAGGCGCCCGACGCGCCACCGCTCCCGCTGCACTGTGCACCCGGCGTCCTCGACGTACTACGAGCACTCGAGCCGCACCCGGATCCGGCCGACGTCTTCGCGGTCCACGACTTGGCGTCGACAACGCGGATCGGGCCGTTCGAGGTGCTGACGGTGGAACTCCCGCATTACAAGACGAATCTCGGCGTACGACTCAGCGCGCCAGGGGTGTCGATCGCGTACACGGGAGACAGCGGCCCCTCGCCCGACCTGGCGCGATTGGCTGACGGAACAGATCTCTTCATCTCGGATGCCACACTCCAAGGCCCGTCACCACAGACCCAGCCCCGCTACGTGATGACTGCGACGGAAGCAGCCGTGGGCGCTAGGGGAGCATCGAGGCTGTTGCTCACGCACTTCTGGCCGGGATCGGACCGATCGGTGTCCGTGGCAGAGGCCAAGCGAGTCTTCGCGGGCGAAGTGATCGTCGCGGAGGAAGGCCTCGGCATCGAGCTCTAG
- the ddaH gene encoding dimethylargininase — MPTALIRRPSQRLAEGLVTHIERRPVDLGLAFEQWQRYVDALHDTGWGTVEVPPIDECPDGVFIEDTMVVYGDLAVIARAGADERRAEATAAEATVAEQGYRIARIDEPGTLDGGDVLKIGSTIYVGQGGRTNAAGIQQLREAFAPLGAEVRAVPVQKVLHLKSAVTALPDGTVVGYEPLVDNPAAFDAFRAVPEEAGAHVVLLDDDRLLMAASAPKSKQLFEGLGYRPIVVDISEFEKLEGCVTCLSVRLRR; from the coding sequence ATGCCGACAGCCCTCATTCGCCGCCCGAGCCAGCGGCTCGCCGAAGGTCTCGTCACGCACATCGAGCGCCGGCCGGTGGACCTCGGCCTGGCCTTCGAGCAATGGCAGCGGTACGTCGACGCGCTCCACGACACCGGCTGGGGCACAGTCGAAGTACCGCCGATCGACGAGTGCCCCGACGGCGTGTTCATCGAGGACACGATGGTCGTGTACGGCGACCTCGCGGTGATCGCGCGGGCCGGCGCGGACGAGCGACGCGCGGAGGCGACGGCGGCCGAGGCGACCGTCGCGGAGCAGGGGTACCGGATCGCACGGATCGACGAGCCCGGGACCCTCGACGGCGGCGACGTCCTGAAGATTGGCTCGACGATCTACGTCGGGCAGGGCGGCCGGACGAACGCGGCCGGGATCCAGCAACTGCGTGAGGCGTTCGCACCACTCGGCGCGGAGGTCCGCGCGGTCCCGGTGCAGAAGGTCCTGCACCTGAAGTCCGCCGTCACCGCACTGCCCGACGGAACGGTCGTCGGGTACGAGCCGCTCGTCGACAACCCGGCAGCGTTCGACGCGTTCCGTGCGGTGCCTGAGGAAGCGGGCGCACACGTCGTACTGCTGGACGACGACAGGCTGCTGATGGCGGCGTCGGCGCCGAAGTCGAAGCAGTTGTTCGAGGGCCTGGGTTATCGGCCGATCGTGGTCGACATCAGCGAGTTCGAGAAGCTCGAGGGTTGTGTCACGTGCTTGTCGGTGCGTCTGCGCCGCTGA
- a CDS encoding hemerythrin domain-containing protein, which produces MPKILPAAGGDVVEIILADHRWFEEALRELRDVRSDRAAVLADLATVLIAHAEAEESKVYPALRHQDAIDADEVEHSEHEHAEGNDALLALMEVDDTGSEEFSEKLHELSEALTHHLDEEERDVLNPARTDVDEGVRRKLGDVFAEERARLIESGCGDLANVRKVVAAEQQN; this is translated from the coding sequence ATGCCGAAGATCCTTCCGGCGGCGGGTGGTGACGTGGTCGAGATCATCCTCGCCGACCACAGGTGGTTCGAAGAGGCGCTGCGCGAGCTGCGTGACGTGCGCAGCGATCGTGCGGCGGTGCTCGCCGACCTCGCCACCGTCCTGATCGCGCACGCCGAGGCCGAGGAGTCCAAGGTCTACCCGGCGCTGCGGCACCAGGACGCGATCGACGCCGACGAGGTCGAGCACTCCGAACACGAGCATGCCGAGGGCAATGACGCGCTGCTCGCCCTGATGGAGGTCGACGACACCGGCAGCGAAGAGTTCAGCGAGAAGCTGCACGAGCTGTCCGAGGCGCTCACGCACCACCTCGACGAGGAGGAGCGAGACGTCCTGAACCCGGCGCGGACGGACGTCGACGAAGGTGTCCGCCGCAAGCTCGGTGACGTGTTCGCCGAGGAGCGCGCCCGGCTGATCGAGTCCGGTTGCGGCGACCTGGCGAACGTCCGGAAAGTCGTCGCGGCCGAACAGCAGAACTAA
- a CDS encoding MarR family winged helix-turn-helix transcriptional regulator, whose product MSPALLLVMLGGELRTRLERDLRAEGLSLRHFSALGHLAHQPGLSYSELARRDGITTQSMQSTLLQLQDMGAVERLTAPGRGRAADLKVTAAGEQLLGRCRVVLSAIDAELTARLGAEATDGLIGEVLQLLTALAAEPSEITPGSS is encoded by the coding sequence GTGAGTCCCGCGCTGTTGCTGGTGATGCTGGGTGGAGAGCTGCGCACACGGTTGGAGCGTGATCTCCGGGCAGAGGGCCTGTCACTGCGGCACTTCTCGGCGCTGGGGCATCTCGCACACCAGCCGGGGCTGTCGTACAGCGAGCTCGCCCGGAGGGACGGCATCACCACCCAAAGCATGCAGTCGACGCTCCTGCAGTTGCAGGACATGGGAGCTGTCGAGCGACTGACGGCACCTGGGCGAGGGCGGGCCGCAGACCTGAAGGTCACGGCTGCAGGCGAGCAACTGCTCGGTCGCTGCCGAGTCGTGCTGTCCGCGATCGATGCGGAGCTGACCGCGCGGCTCGGCGCGGAGGCGACCGACGGCCTGATCGGCGAGGTGCTCCAGTTGCTGACGGCGCTCGCTGCCGAGCCGTCGGAGATCACTCCGGGGTCGTCGTGA
- a CDS encoding DNA polymerase IV: protein MRDDPSVLHVDLDAFFAAVEQRDKPSLRGKPVVVGGIGVRGVVSTASYEARKYGVRSAMSTAEARSRCPHAAYLGPRFEVYRQSSRAVMAEMRALSPLVEPLSLDEAFIDLAASGLTGLTVEDVQAIADDLKAAIHKVSGGLTASVGAGTSKLIAKIASDLDKPNGVVVVPAGTEAEFLAPMQVTVIPGVGPATAQRLSMAGVRTVADLQQLNEDELIRQVGSAHGSSLHRLAVAADDRPVVSDRETKSVSVEDTFETDIIDRALLTAISDRMAHRVAERLQKAQLSGRTVTVKTRMHDFTTHTRSSTLAGPTDDARVVARVARRLLEESDIGGGIRLLGVGVSSLADWIQDDLFTEGEHAENPVEVVELPARPRDQIGFHPGQDVAHPDHGRGWVWGSGRGRVTVRFETADTPPGPVRTFSVDDPALTKVQHTGADADEEPETEHNVSDE from the coding sequence GTGCGAGACGATCCGTCGGTGCTGCACGTGGACCTGGACGCGTTCTTCGCGGCGGTCGAGCAGCGGGACAAGCCGTCGCTGCGGGGCAAGCCCGTGGTTGTCGGCGGCATCGGCGTGCGCGGGGTCGTGTCCACCGCGTCGTACGAGGCACGCAAGTACGGCGTGCGCTCGGCGATGTCGACCGCCGAGGCGCGCTCCCGTTGCCCGCACGCGGCGTACCTGGGTCCGCGCTTCGAGGTCTACCGGCAGAGCAGCCGGGCCGTGATGGCGGAGATGCGGGCACTGTCGCCGTTGGTCGAGCCGCTGTCGCTGGACGAGGCGTTCATCGATCTGGCGGCGAGTGGGCTGACCGGGCTGACGGTCGAGGACGTGCAGGCGATCGCCGACGATCTGAAGGCTGCCATCCACAAGGTGTCCGGCGGGCTGACCGCGTCGGTCGGTGCGGGTACGTCGAAGCTGATCGCGAAGATCGCCAGCGATCTCGACAAGCCCAACGGCGTGGTCGTCGTACCGGCCGGCACCGAGGCCGAGTTCCTCGCGCCGATGCAGGTCACGGTGATCCCGGGAGTCGGCCCAGCGACCGCGCAGCGGCTCAGCATGGCCGGCGTCCGCACCGTCGCGGATCTGCAGCAGCTCAACGAGGACGAGTTGATCCGCCAGGTCGGGTCCGCGCACGGCTCCAGCCTGCACCGGCTCGCGGTGGCGGCCGACGACCGGCCGGTCGTGAGCGATCGGGAGACCAAGTCGGTCAGCGTCGAGGACACGTTCGAGACCGACATCATCGACCGCGCGCTGCTGACCGCGATCAGCGACCGGATGGCGCATCGTGTCGCCGAGCGCCTGCAGAAGGCGCAGCTGTCCGGCCGGACCGTGACGGTCAAGACGCGGATGCACGACTTCACCACGCACACCCGCTCGTCGACGTTGGCCGGACCGACCGACGACGCGCGGGTGGTCGCCCGCGTCGCACGCCGGCTGCTCGAGGAGAGCGACATTGGCGGCGGGATTCGATTGCTCGGTGTAGGCGTCTCGTCACTCGCCGACTGGATCCAGGACGATCTGTTCACCGAAGGGGAGCACGCCGAGAATCCGGTCGAGGTGGTCGAGCTGCCGGCCAGGCCGCGCGACCAGATCGGGTTCCATCCCGGGCAGGACGTCGCGCACCCGGACCACGGCCGCGGCTGGGTCTGGGGCTCGGGACGCGGTCGCGTCACGGTCCGGTTCGAGACCGCGGACACCCCACCGGGCCCGGTCCGGACGTTCTCCGTCGACGATCCGGCGCTGACAAAAGTGCAGCACACCGGTGCGGATGCAGACGAAGAACCCGAAACTGAGCACAATGTCTCGGATGAATGA
- a CDS encoding TetR/AcrR family transcriptional regulator, with protein sequence MSQISSGARLRPDERRAQILAAARRVLLADPHRELTVELVAAEAGVSPALLFHYFGSKKKFQYAVIEEAAAEVMLRTAPDPSLPPAEQLRAGIRAFVRAVLEAPQLYRATLLMSAAGDPDVRALHSDLRRVFSQWVIRAVAERGIEITPVVELACHGWQGYVEQTLLVWIDNPTVSPEALEDLCAQSLDAILSTTSLTTTPE encoded by the coding sequence ATGAGCCAGATCTCCTCCGGTGCCCGGCTGCGGCCCGACGAGCGGCGCGCGCAGATCCTCGCGGCCGCGCGCCGGGTGCTGCTCGCGGACCCGCACCGCGAGCTGACGGTCGAACTCGTCGCCGCCGAGGCCGGCGTCTCCCCCGCTCTCCTGTTCCACTACTTCGGCTCGAAGAAGAAGTTCCAGTACGCCGTGATCGAGGAAGCCGCGGCCGAGGTCATGCTGCGCACCGCCCCGGACCCGTCGCTGCCTCCCGCCGAACAACTGCGCGCCGGGATCCGCGCGTTCGTCCGCGCCGTACTCGAAGCTCCCCAGCTCTACCGGGCGACCCTGCTGATGTCGGCTGCCGGAGACCCGGACGTCAGAGCGCTGCACTCCGACCTGCGTCGTGTCTTCAGCCAGTGGGTGATCAGGGCGGTCGCCGAGCGAGGTATCGAGATCACCCCCGTCGTCGAGCTCGCGTGTCACGGCTGGCAGGGATACGTCGAACAGACCCTGCTGGTGTGGATCGACAATCCGACCGTCTCACCGGAAGCCCTCGAGGATCTGTGCGCGCAGTCCCTGGACGCCATCCTGTCGACAACCAGCCTCACGACGACCCCGGAGTGA
- the xth gene encoding exodeoxyribonuclease III, which yields MLTVATVNVNGIRAAFRRGMAPWLESTDPDLLLMQEVRASDDVLRELLGGDWNIAHAEPAIDGHKGRAGVAVASRRPIKEERGEIGPERFAGTGRWVEADVVLDDGTTLTAVSTYVFTGEFETPPRQEEKYAFLDAITARLTELRADGRHVLMCGDLNIAHREEDLKAWKANRKKSGFLLEERAWMDRLFEAGWVDLGRRFGGEGPGPYSWWSWRGKAFDNDAGWRIDYQIASPALAGSATACVIHRAPTYAERWSDHAPVVATYEI from the coding sequence GTGCTGACGGTTGCCACGGTGAATGTGAACGGGATCAGGGCCGCCTTCCGGCGCGGGATGGCGCCGTGGCTGGAGAGCACGGACCCGGACCTTTTGCTGATGCAGGAAGTTCGCGCGTCGGACGACGTACTGCGGGAGCTCCTCGGCGGCGACTGGAACATCGCGCACGCCGAGCCGGCGATCGACGGGCACAAGGGACGCGCGGGCGTCGCGGTCGCGAGCCGGCGGCCAATCAAGGAGGAGCGCGGCGAGATCGGACCCGAGCGGTTCGCCGGGACCGGGCGCTGGGTCGAGGCGGACGTCGTGCTGGACGACGGTACGACGTTGACCGCGGTCAGCACGTACGTGTTCACCGGCGAGTTCGAGACCCCGCCGCGGCAGGAGGAGAAGTACGCGTTCCTGGACGCGATCACCGCACGGCTGACCGAGCTGCGGGCGGACGGTCGGCACGTGCTGATGTGCGGCGACCTCAACATCGCGCACCGCGAGGAAGACCTGAAGGCCTGGAAGGCGAACCGCAAGAAGAGCGGCTTCCTGCTCGAGGAACGCGCCTGGATGGACCGTCTCTTCGAAGCCGGCTGGGTAGACCTGGGCCGGCGCTTCGGCGGCGAAGGCCCCGGCCCGTACTCATGGTGGTCCTGGCGCGGCAAGGCCTTCGACAACGACGCCGGCTGGCGCATCGACTACCAGATCGCCTCCCCCGCACTCGCCGGGTCCGCCACCGCCTGCGTCATCCACCGAGCCCCGACGTACGCCGAACGCTGGAGCGACCACGCCCCGGTCGTCGCGACGTACGAGATCTAG
- a CDS encoding saccharopine dehydrogenase family protein: MSPKMSREYDVVLLGASGFTGALTAEYLEKNAPDGLRWAVAGRNKQKLERFGRDILVADVTDANSLRELAESTKVVATTVGPYVRYGEPLVAACAEAGTGYLDLTGEQEFLDRMYVRYHERATQTGARIIHACGFDSIPYDLGVQYTVEQLPENVPIQVDGLIRGGGRPSGGTFHTAITAFSRPKQNLEAHRARRAAEPRPTDRTARAVAGKIHRQQGFWAVPLPTIDPQIVGYSGRLLDRYGPDFRYSHYAAVKHLPTVAAGIGGVGLLIAGAQVPPVRNALLKRLQPGDGPSAERRAQSWFNVRFVGRGGGKQVITEVAGRDPGYDETAKMLGESALCLALDDLPETAGQTTTAAAMGPALRERLVKAGMTFATLEVDSY; encoded by the coding sequence GTGAGCCCGAAGATGAGCCGCGAGTACGACGTTGTCCTCTTGGGGGCGAGCGGATTCACGGGAGCGCTCACTGCGGAATACCTGGAGAAGAACGCGCCGGACGGCCTGCGCTGGGCGGTTGCCGGACGCAACAAACAGAAGCTCGAGCGGTTCGGCCGGGACATCCTGGTCGCCGACGTCACCGACGCGAACTCGCTGCGCGAACTCGCCGAGTCGACCAAGGTCGTCGCCACCACGGTCGGTCCCTACGTCCGGTACGGCGAACCGCTCGTCGCCGCCTGCGCGGAGGCCGGGACCGGGTATCTCGATCTCACCGGTGAGCAGGAGTTCCTGGACCGGATGTACGTGCGCTACCACGAACGCGCGACGCAGACCGGCGCCCGGATCATCCACGCGTGCGGGTTCGACTCGATCCCGTACGACCTAGGTGTGCAGTACACCGTCGAGCAGCTGCCGGAGAACGTGCCCATCCAGGTCGACGGGTTGATCCGCGGCGGGGGCCGGCCGTCCGGTGGCACGTTCCACACCGCGATCACCGCGTTCTCGCGCCCGAAGCAGAACCTGGAAGCGCACCGCGCGCGACGCGCGGCCGAGCCCCGTCCGACAGACCGGACGGCGCGAGCGGTGGCCGGGAAGATCCACCGTCAGCAAGGCTTCTGGGCCGTTCCGTTGCCGACCATCGATCCGCAGATCGTCGGGTACTCGGGCCGGCTGCTCGATCGCTACGGGCCGGATTTCCGGTACTCGCACTACGCCGCGGTGAAGCATCTCCCGACTGTTGCCGCAGGCATCGGTGGGGTGGGTCTGCTGATCGCGGGCGCCCAGGTTCCGCCGGTCCGGAACGCGCTGCTGAAGCGGCTCCAGCCCGGTGACGGACCGAGCGCGGAACGCCGGGCGCAGTCGTGGTTCAACGTCCGGTTCGTCGGTCGTGGCGGCGGCAAGCAGGTGATCACCGAGGTCGCGGGCCGGGACCCGGGGTACGACGAGACCGCGAAGATGCTGGGGGAGAGCGCTCTCTGTCTGGCGCTCGACGATCTGCCGGAGACCGCCGGCCAGACCACGACGGCCGCGGCCATGGGACCCGCTCTGCGCGAGCGCCTGGTGAAAGCGGGGATGACCTTTGCCACCCTCGAAGTCGACAGCTACTAG
- a CDS encoding tetratricopeptide repeat protein: MNEERRGVYPFCASCTATSEVWRSAEVAGPTGGRFYGHREVCENCGSSVRTLYNTVLWVPVSKVGRFRIIPTGGRTYVGRKVVDVPAPAVVRREPVSAIVNHPELEGAPAYKQAEAYWDEREPGQALPFYQSALAEREKVLAADDPATLRVRLRVAQGLLATANYGRAIAWFELVTPQLVEVFGPHHELTRAATEAITGARLMVGGPRSEAQLLADIVAADGVVDDDAQLLRDRAALGKALLACGDIAESVEALTQVVRDAPLGHPDTAIYRKALVEACGVADARGKKRDVQLVAAARRLLSGADAPTST, translated from the coding sequence ATGAATGAGGAACGGCGGGGGGTGTACCCGTTCTGTGCTTCGTGCACGGCGACGTCCGAGGTCTGGCGCTCGGCCGAGGTAGCGGGGCCGACGGGTGGCCGGTTCTACGGGCACCGGGAAGTGTGCGAGAACTGCGGGTCGTCGGTGCGGACGCTCTACAACACGGTGCTGTGGGTGCCGGTGTCCAAGGTCGGACGCTTCCGGATCATCCCGACCGGCGGGCGCACGTACGTCGGCCGCAAGGTGGTCGACGTACCGGCTCCGGCCGTCGTACGGCGCGAACCGGTGTCGGCGATCGTGAATCATCCGGAGCTCGAGGGCGCACCGGCGTACAAGCAGGCCGAGGCGTACTGGGACGAGCGCGAGCCGGGGCAGGCGCTGCCGTTCTACCAGTCGGCGCTGGCCGAGCGGGAGAAGGTGCTCGCGGCCGACGACCCGGCGACGTTGCGGGTCCGGTTGCGGGTGGCCCAGGGCCTGCTCGCGACCGCGAACTACGGGCGGGCAATCGCGTGGTTCGAGCTGGTGACGCCGCAGCTGGTTGAGGTGTTCGGGCCGCATCACGAGCTGACGCGGGCGGCGACCGAGGCGATCACCGGTGCACGACTGATGGTCGGTGGTCCGCGGTCGGAGGCTCAGCTGCTCGCGGACATCGTCGCGGCGGACGGGGTTGTGGACGACGATGCGCAGTTGTTGCGCGATCGGGCAGCACTCGGGAAGGCGCTGCTCGCGTGCGGCGACATCGCGGAGTCGGTCGAGGCGCTGACCCAGGTCGTCCGGGACGCACCGCTTGGTCATCCGGACACGGCGATCTACCGCAAAGCGCTGGTGGAGGCGTGCGGGGTCGCCGACGCGCGCGGGAAGAAGCGCGACGTGCAGCTCGTCGCAGCCGCGCGACGGTTGCTCAGCGGCGCAGACGCACCGACAAGCACGTGA